The following coding sequences are from one Lolium rigidum isolate FL_2022 chromosome 6, APGP_CSIRO_Lrig_0.1, whole genome shotgun sequence window:
- the LOC124667144 gene encoding uncharacterized protein LOC124667144 translates to MAAARERPRLDYLNSQEPGDASQASAIDIVDMLLAEDDDTEAFQTITVEPVSATKSVSTLGSKVAQCLAKRADHSLTLEKAGIFDWFDTPNHDAGIASNILRENAIAHVKNRISYFDSQRCGGYGSGTRAGAMLECIDEDLGMNCLKKPEPAAVTDDLYEAYDIGPNTQMAAEAMEALFNASPVSYNVMEHEHLKNSLGKENKVDSLCPVNSPVQNQMLACLRQSSEGMTSQLTRLKVDDIEMTNGESSIPLTNHPSKSKTRKNTKHMTGKAKTGIESGVVKAAINYEVSEVTMGSGANDSKIPCLLGKDATIHPKRKRTSMFTSGSTKVEFSKATRPTAEGAKTAQVAKLSAAKPSRDQDTIKGMKMIHQSSFANLKASAANSPDVSVRIIATRSKARGIQKETSDFNQFEGTFSTGIEKQSTSQQKDHDSTSKNRAPLRELSSTESQSRTHKSKKVPKRGLLQSPGSRELASLFGNEVSPVLPSGRRRKRSMSSVRVLFSQSMDSETIKDQTKILAHFRLPVVTTISEATHFVAKKFARTRNMLEAMAMGIPVVTPSWLECCDGARCFIDEKKYIMRDTKKEKELHFSMPVSLSRACKNPLLEGRRVLITPNAKPSKELLKILIVAAGGKPLEKITVSMMKNRSFEGVFVISCEQDRSICLPFVKNGLEIFDSELVLNGIVVQKLEFERFRLFHD, encoded by the exons ATGGCTGCTGCAAGAGAACGTCCCAGGTTAGACTACCTTAATTCGCAAGAGCCAGGAGATGCATCACAGGCCAGTGCTATTGATATTGTGGACATGCTGCTAGCAGAAGATGATGATACAGAGGCTTTTCAGACTATAACAGTTGAGCCGGTAAGTGCAACAAAGTCAGTTTCCACTTTAGGCTCAAAAGTAGCTCAGTGCTTGGCAAAAAGGGCTGATCACAGTTTGACACTTGAGAAGGCAGGTATTTTTGACTGGTTTGATACCCCCAACCATGATGCTGGCATAGCCAGTAACATTTTGAGGGAAAATGCAATAGCTCATGTCAAAAACAGAATTTCATATTTTGACTCCCAGAGATGTGGTGGCTATGGATCAGGTACAAGGGCTGGGGCAATGCTAGAATGCATTGATGAGGACTTGGGCATGAACTGCCTGAAGAAACCAGAACCAGCAGCTGTTACCGATGATTTATATGAAGCATATGATATTGGGCCTAATACTCAAATGGCAGCTGAAGCTATGGAAGCATTGTTCAATGCATCACCTGTCAGTTACAATGTCATGGAGCATGAACACCTGAAAAATTCTCTGGGGAAAGAAAACAAAGTGGATTCATTATGTCCAGTAAATTCGCCAGTTCAGAACCAAATGCTAGCCTGTTTACGTCAGAGCTCAGAGGGAATGACATCACAGCTTACGCGCCTCAAGGTAGATGACATAGAAATGACAAATGGCGAAAGTTCAATCCCTTTGACGAACCATCCCAGTAAGTCAAAAACCAGGAAGAATACAAAACATATGACAGGGAAAGCGAAGACAGGGATCGAGAGTGGGGTTGTAAAAGCAGCCATAAATTATGAGGTGTCAGAAGTAACCATGGGATCTGGTGCAAATGACTCAAAGATTCCTTGTTTACTTGGTAAAGATGCTACAATCCATCCTAAAAGAAAGAGAACATCCATGTTTACCTCAGGAAGCACAAAAGTTGAGTTCAGTAAAGCTACCAGACCAACTGCAGAGGGAGCCAAAACTGCACAAGTTGCAAAGTTATCAGCAGCCAAACCATCAAGAGACCAGGATACCATAAAAGGCATGAAAATGATCCACCAGTCTTCCTTTGCTAATCTGAAAGCATCAGCTGCtaactctcccgatgtttctgtgCGAATTATAGCAACTCGTAGCAAGGCCAGAGGAATTCAGAAAGAAACTTCAGACTTCAATCAGTTTGAAGGAACTTTTAGTACTGGAATAGAAAAACAATCCACATCTCAACAGAAAGACCATGACTCTACTTCGAAGAATAGAGCACCACTGAGAGAGCTAAGTAGCACAGAGTCCCAATCTAGGACACATAAATCAAAGAAGGTACCGAAGAGAGGCCTGCTGCAATCACCAGGTTCCAGAGAGCTTGCTAGTCTTTTTGGGAATGAGGTATCTCCAGTTTTGCCATCAGGCAGGCGAAGAAAGAGAAGCATGTCCTCAGTCCGTGTTCTTTTCAGTCAAAGCATGGACAGTGAAACCATCAAAGACCAGACAAAG ATATTGGCACACTTTAGATTGCCAGTGGTAACAACTATTTCAGAGGCTACACATTTTGTTGCTAAAAAGTTTGCTCGTACAAGAAACATGCTAGAAGCAATGGCCATGGGTATACCTGTAGTCACACCATCATGGCTTGAATGCTGTGATGGAGCAAGGTGCTTCATTGATGAGAAAAAATACATAATGAGAGATACAAAGAAGGAGAAAGAGCTACACTTCAGCATGCCTGTCTCCCTAAGCCGAGCCTGCAAAAACCCATTGTTAGAG GGTAGAAGAGTACTAATCACGCCAAATGCAAAGCCTAGCAAGGAGCTTTTGAAGATTTTAATAGTGGCAGCTGGTGGCAAG CCTTTGGAGAAAATTACAGTGTCTATGATGAAGAATAGGAGTTTTGAAGGAGTCTTTGTAATCTCTTGTGAACAAGACCGCAGCATCTGTCTACCGTTTGTTAAAAATG GTTTGGAAATATTCGACTCGGAGCTTGTGCTGAATGGAATTGTCGTCCAGAAGCTAGAGTTTGAAAG GTTCCGCCTTTTCCATGATTAA